Part of the Prosthecobacter debontii genome is shown below.
TATTGCGTTGGCTCACGCGGCACAAGGTGCCAGGGCCGATTGCCTTGGGCATTACTTTGCTGATGAACTTGGGCGTGTTGGCAGGGCTGATCACGCTGGCCGTTCGCTTGCTCATCAGCTTCAATTCAGATCTGCCTCGTTACCTGAGAGGTGTTCAGCGAAATCTGACGGATTTCGGCGTCTGGTTAGATGAAAATGGGATCGTGGGCGCGAAGGACACCATCAATAGTCTTTTTGATTGGAACACGATCATTGGTTACGCAACACAGCAGGATGTGATGTCTCGCATCGGTTCCATGCTGGGCAGCACCTTTGGCACACTAGCGACCGTGTTTGCAGGACTGGTGATGATTTTAATCCTGATGATGTTCATCCTCATAGAAGCCACGGGCACACAGAGGCGGTTGGCTGCTGTCAGAACGTCAGGAGGGCCTGATTTCAGTGGTCTATTGCGCAGTGTGTCGGACATCCAGAAATACTTGGGTATCAAGACTCTCATCAGTGCTCTCACTGGCCTGTTGGCAGGGGCATGGTGCTGGTTTTTCGATCTTCAGTATCCGCTTTTGTGGGCCATTCTGGCGTTTGTTTTCAACTACATTCCCGCCGTTGGAAGCACGGCTGCCAGTATTCCAGCCATCGTGGAAGCCCTGGTTCAGCACGGCGGCGGTGCGGCCATCGGTATCGCCATCGGTTATGGAGGCATCAACTTCGCTCTCGATAACTTTGTGCAACCGACTTTGCTGGGGAACCGCTTCGGCATTTCGGCCTTGGTCGTGGTGTTATCCGTGATCTTTTGGGGGTGGCTTTGGGGGCCACTTGGGATGTTCTTGGCGGTGCCTCTGACGATGGTGATGAAGGTGCTCCTGGATAACAGTGAGGAGTTTCGCTGGATCTCGGTCGCGATGTCGCAGAAAAAAATGCGCCGCGGAGAGGTGGAGATGGTGGGTTACGATCTCGATGAGAATGAGATCGTCGGCGGGGGAGCCAGCACGGAAAAACCCGGACACTGAAGCGTGTGCCCGGGTTAAATCGGCACCGGTGCTATTTTACCTCTTTGGCGGGTTGATCTCCCAATTGTAAGGTGGGCACTTGAGCTTCTTCACTGACCATGAAGCTAATCCAATGGCCAGCTACCGCGTGGGCAGGAAACCCGCAAGCCAAGGCAAACTCCCCAGCTTCATCGGGCGTGAAACTGAAGTCAGCTTTGCCCATGGTCATTCCAGTCAGATGCTTCGGAGTCGCTCCTCCTTCAAAGTAGGGTTCAGCGATTTGAAGTTTCTTGGTATCGGCCTGCTCGATGATGATGGCGCTATGCGGGATCGGGCTAGGGTTAATGAAGGTCACGTCCACCTTCCAACCGACAGGTACCGTGAGGACAGCTTTGCCGTGGGAGTAGCCATTGAAATTCATGCCGTAGTTGGCGGCGTTGAAAGTGGCGACCAAGGTGACTTTGACACTTTTGGGGGTGTCTCCGGACTTCAGAAGATCCTCGGCGGTGATGCCCGCAAAGAGTTCTTTTTTTAATCCCGGAATCTCCGTGCTGTGTTCGTGGCCGGGCGGAGTCTGAGACCAACCGCATGAGATGACGCTCAGAAGGAAGAGGAGGGTAAGGCGAAGCATGATAAGAATGACAACCGCTGCCTGAATGCGGCGGTTGCCAAGGGGTTGAGGCTTGGGTCGAATCGAAGACGTGAGTTGAATCAAAGGTGGACTATTTACCTGCGACAGGAGCCGTGACGGCATCCTGAGCCACCTTGCTGGTCGGAACGATTTTCCAGACGGCTCCACGCTCGCTCGTGTAAGGGTCCACGGGGCCACCATAATTGGCAGTGGCATGAGTAAGGTAGATGCTGCCATCCGGTCCGATGCCGCTCCCGGTGGGGCGAAGGCCATCGGCGAGGTCGAGCAGTTCCTGCATCTGCCAAGCACCATTCACCTGTTTCATGCCCCAGACCTTGCCACTGCCCCAGTCAGCCGCGAAGTAAACGCCGTCCAGCTCTGGATATTCGGTGCCGCGATAAACACCCAGGTTGATGACACAGATCCCTTGATCCACGTGGCTGTATTCCGCAATCGGTAGTACTCCCACTTGGGGATACTTTTCAGGATCCACGGCGGTTTCAGAGCCATCGGGGTTCTTCTTTAGGATCATGGGGAAGGGGTGACTCCCGCACATGAATTTCCAGCCGTAGTTTTCGCCCCCCTTACTGCTGGCGGGCTGCATGTTGATTTCTTCCCAGTGATTTTGGCCGATGTCCGCAATGTAAAGGTCCCCAGTTTTAGAGTCGAAGCTGAAGGTCCATGGATTGCGCAGGCCGTAAGACCAGATTTCGGGTTTGGCTCGCGGATGCACTTTGGAGAAGGCTTCCTCGCTGACTCCGAAGAGGGTCATTTGCTGCAGAGGCGTGATGAATGGGTTGTCCTTCGGGATGCCATAGGCGCGGTCGGCGCTGCTTTGATTCACGTCGATGCGCAGCATCTTGCCTAACCACGTATGTAAATCCTGGCCGGCATTGATCACATCACCCTCCCAGCCGCCATCGCCCACACCGATGTAAAGATACCCGTCTGGGCCGAAGGCGATCTGGCCTCCATGATGATTGCAGTAGGGGAAATCGATCTGCATGAGCACCTTCGCGCTTTCGGGATCGAGGCGGTCCGGGTTGCTTTTAGAGACCGTGTATTCGGTGATCATGGTGGCCCCGTTGAACCACAGGTCTGCATAGGCGACATAGACTTTTCCGTTCGTCTTGAAGTCTGGATGGAAGGCCATGCTGAACATGCCTAACTCCAGGAACGAAGAGATGGTCTTGTCTTTCAGGTCGAGAAAAGGACGCTTCAGCTTCTTGCCATCTTTGATGACTTGAATGAGGCCGGGCCGTTCAATCACAAACACCCGGCCACTGCCATCGTTCGGGGCGGCGACGCTGACAGGATCCACCAGATCATCGGCGACTTTGACAAGGCTGATGGCAATCTCACCCGGTAGCTTTCCTCCGGGCTGGACGGGTTGGGTTTCAGCAGCGGAGGAAACTCCAGTCGTCAGGGCGAGCAGAGCCAGCAAGGTAGGTTTCAGTTTCATGGTTGGTTGCGTTGAAAAAACCGATCAAATCAACGCCTCAAGGCTAAGGAAGTGCCCCGGCTGAAACAAGCCTGAAATGGCTTTGCTTGGATGCTCCATGCAAGCGAGCGGAAAGTGATTTAAGAGTGGATGCGGGACAGGGATTTGGTGAGCCTATAGAGACACACCGCGTTTCCAGGGCAGAAAATCATCTTGGCCGAG
Proteins encoded:
- a CDS encoding PQQ-dependent sugar dehydrogenase, which translates into the protein MKLKPTLLALLALTTGVSSAAETQPVQPGGKLPGEIAISLVKVADDLVDPVSVAAPNDGSGRVFVIERPGLIQVIKDGKKLKRPFLDLKDKTISSFLELGMFSMAFHPDFKTNGKVYVAYADLWFNGATMITEYTVSKSNPDRLDPESAKVLMQIDFPYCNHHGGQIAFGPDGYLYIGVGDGGWEGDVINAGQDLHTWLGKMLRIDVNQSSADRAYGIPKDNPFITPLQQMTLFGVSEEAFSKVHPRAKPEIWSYGLRNPWTFSFDSKTGDLYIADIGQNHWEEINMQPASSKGGENYGWKFMCGSHPFPMILKKNPDGSETAVDPEKYPQVGVLPIAEYSHVDQGICVINLGVYRGTEYPELDGVYFAADWGSGKVWGMKQVNGAWQMQELLDLADGLRPTGSGIGPDGSIYLTHATANYGGPVDPYTSERGAVWKIVPTSKVAQDAVTAPVAGK
- a CDS encoding AI-2E family transporter: MILTLACVVVVLTGMKAAAGVLVPMVYAFFLAVLSFPLLRWLTRHKVPGPIALGITLLMNLGVLAGLITLAVRLLISFNSDLPRYLRGVQRNLTDFGVWLDENGIVGAKDTINSLFDWNTIIGYATQQDVMSRIGSMLGSTFGTLATVFAGLVMILILMMFILIEATGTQRRLAAVRTSGGPDFSGLLRSVSDIQKYLGIKTLISALTGLLAGAWCWFFDLQYPLLWAILAFVFNYIPAVGSTAASIPAIVEALVQHGGGAAIGIAIGYGGINFALDNFVQPTLLGNRFGISALVVVLSVIFWGWLWGPLGMFLAVPLTMVMKVLLDNSEEFRWISVAMSQKKMRRGEVEMVGYDLDENEIVGGGASTEKPGH
- a CDS encoding sulfocyanin-like copper-binding protein, encoding MLRLTLLFLLSVISCGWSQTPPGHEHSTEIPGLKKELFAGITAEDLLKSGDTPKSVKVTLVATFNAANYGMNFNGYSHGKAVLTVPVGWKVDVTFINPSPIPHSAIIIEQADTKKLQIAEPYFEGGATPKHLTGMTMGKADFSFTPDEAGEFALACGFPAHAVAGHWISFMVSEEAQVPTLQLGDQPAKEVK